One part of the Aurantibacillus circumpalustris genome encodes these proteins:
- a CDS encoding Crp/Fnr family transcriptional regulator: MTQDQLILHFNNYLPLDDIEKKELSDRVIEKNIKRKQFILQENDVCKHYTFVASGLLKMYAVDKSGVEHNLQFAAENEWISDIGSLHSEKPSRLYIEAIEPSTIIQIEKSNLLYLYTNFPKFDRNFRVITENKFIELENRVLQNISSTAEERYQTFLECYPKLSNRLPNTQIASYLGITPEFLSKIRNNIAKK; the protein is encoded by the coding sequence ATGACACAAGACCAACTCATACTACATTTCAATAATTATCTACCTCTCGACGATATAGAAAAAAAGGAGTTAAGTGATCGTGTAATAGAAAAAAATATCAAGCGAAAACAATTTATTCTTCAAGAAAACGATGTGTGCAAGCATTATACTTTTGTTGCCAGCGGATTACTTAAAATGTATGCGGTTGACAAAAGCGGGGTAGAACACAATCTTCAATTTGCAGCTGAGAACGAATGGATTTCTGACATCGGTAGTTTGCATTCTGAGAAACCAAGCCGACTTTATATAGAAGCAATCGAACCATCTACAATTATACAAATAGAAAAGTCAAACCTGCTTTATCTCTATACTAATTTTCCAAAATTCGACAGGAATTTTAGAGTTATAACCGAAAACAAATTCATAGAACTTGAAAACAGGGTATTACAAAATATCAGTTCTACGGCGGAAGAACGTTACCAAACATTTTTAGAATGTTACCCCAAACTTTCAAATCGACTTCCAAATACTCAAATAGCCTCTTATCTGGGCATAACACCAGAATTTCTGAGCAAAATACGCAACAACATTGCTAAAAAGTAG
- a CDS encoding HPF/RaiA family ribosome-associated protein, whose amino-acid sequence MKIQFNTDKTINGDERNSDYFTVLISEGLKRYSDHITRIEVHVTDENGHKVGIDTIRCLLEARLEGKKPMAVTCQADTIELAVSGAISKLNASLKTIFERLTNH is encoded by the coding sequence ATGAAAATACAATTCAATACAGATAAAACAATAAATGGAGACGAACGAAACTCCGATTATTTTACGGTTTTAATTTCTGAGGGTCTAAAAAGGTATAGTGACCATATTACAAGAATTGAAGTTCATGTTACCGACGAAAATGGGCACAAAGTCGGGATAGATACTATTCGATGTCTGTTAGAAGCCCGACTTGAAGGTAAGAAACCAATGGCTGTTACTTGCCAGGCAGATACGATTGAACTGGCTGTATCAGGCGCTATTAGTAAACTAAATGCTTCATTAAAAACAATATTTGAACGACTTACGAATCACTAA
- a CDS encoding SHOCT domain-containing protein, translated as MHEGYHFWGMHLIWWFIWLIILFWIFATPYNIPGQRLKRDSPLDKLKNSLASGEIENQEYREKKHLLGKN; from the coding sequence ATGCACGAAGGTTATCATTTTTGGGGAATGCATTTAATATGGTGGTTTATTTGGTTAATTATACTATTTTGGATTTTTGCCACGCCATATAATATACCGGGACAGAGACTTAAAAGAGATTCTCCACTCGATAAATTAAAGAACAGCCTGGCATCTGGCGAAATTGAAAACCAAGAATATCGGGAGAAGAAACATCTGCTTGGTAAAAACTAA
- a CDS encoding CsbD family protein: MININGVKGNWNEIKGKLKQKFAILTDSDLLLIEGKQDELLGRLQLRLGKTKEDLQKIIMNL, encoded by the coding sequence ATGATAAATATTAACGGAGTGAAAGGAAATTGGAATGAAATAAAAGGCAAGTTGAAACAAAAATTCGCTATTCTAACAGATAGCGATCTTTTATTAATTGAGGGAAAACAAGACGAATTGCTTGGTAGACTTCAGTTGAGATTGGGCAAGACCAAAGAAGACTTACAGAAAATTATTATGAATTTATAG